A single Hippocampus zosterae strain Florida chromosome 19, ASM2543408v3, whole genome shotgun sequence DNA region contains:
- the cep43 gene encoding FGFR1 oncogene partner isoform X1, with protein MSATDDDTELRDLLIQNLENNGVLNKLKAEMRAAVFLALEEQDRLENKTPLVNENLKKCLDTKDGRLVASLIADFMRVFHLDFSLAVFQPEINMHPSALDSRKLLCAELGFSEPELNANSPVLLELIRRGERNSKSVPAAEVASQENSVTVDKDAAADVFGHEKLLQQARVPQKDSARERPADREQPDDDDSFFDDPLPQPQKTYGLHPVARDSQHSPVGFLSETAPTRGGGSASEKCRSQTGARAAILPLSESTSREKASQGAKLPSRGDESASLHLEEDNDVEYDDFNSHRSDLYKNELISSEEIEEVSIEGPDQSDKLEDTVDVSVSQPSASLGVDYMEEVA; from the exons ATGTCTGCCACAGACGACGACACCGAGCTGAGGGATCTTCTCATCCAGAATTTGGAGAACAACGGAGTTCTAAACAAGCTCAAG GCAGAGATGAGGGCGGCCGTGTTCCTGGCCTTAGAGGAGCAGGACCGACTGGAG AACAAGACGCCACTGGTCAATGAAAACCTGAAGAAATGTCTCGACACCAAAGACG gTCGTCTCGTGGCCAGTCTCATTGCGGACTTCATGCGTGTGTTTCACCTGGACTTCAGCCTAGCTGTGTTCCAGCCAGAGATAAACATG CATCCGAGTGCCCTGGACAGTCGGAAGCTGCTGTGCGCGGAGCTTGGCTTTTCAGAGCCGGAGCTTAACGCAAACTCGCcagtgctgctggagctcaTTCGAAGAGGGGAACGCAATTCTAAATCCGTCCCGGCCGCTGAG GTGGCGTCGCAGGAGAACAGCGTCACGGTCGACAAG GATGCTGCGGCGGACGTGTTTGGGCACGAGAAGCTCCTTCAGCAGGCGCGCGTTCCGCAAAAGGACTCGGCGCGGGAGCGACCCGCGGACCGGGAACAGCCGGACGATGACGACTCCTTTTTTGATGACCCCTTGCCTCAGCCTCAAAAGACATACGGATT GCACCCGGTGGCTCGCGACAGCCAACATAGTCCAGTGGGCTTTTTGTCGGAGACGGCCCCGacacgaggaggaggaagtgcgTCAGAAAAGTGCCGCAGTCAGACGG GCGCACGCGCCGCAATTCTTCCCCTATCAGAGTCAACGTCGAGAGAGAAAGCATCTCAAGGGGCCAAGCTCCCCAGCAGAGGGGACGAGAGCGCATCGCTCCATTTAG AGGAAGACAACGACGTTGAGTACGACGACTTCAACAG CCACCGCTCCGACTTGTACAAGAATGAGCTGATCAGCAGCGAAGAGATCGAGGAAGTCTCCATCGAGGGGCCCGACCAAAGTGACAAG CTGGAGGACACGGTGGACGTGAGCGTCTCCCAGCCGAGCGCGAGCTTGGGGGTGGACTACATGGAGGAAGTGGCCTGA
- the zbtb25 gene encoding zinc finger and BTB domain-containing protein 25 codes for MEATSACASACVSATSAHSLLLLQQLNVQREFGFLCDCTVAIGNVYFKAHRAVLAAFSNYFKMIFIHQTSECIKIQPTDIQPDVFSYLLHVMYTGACPKQAVEPARLEDGIKFLHAHQLCRKSGDGLAGGTGQDPAAPSAADAVRMSNLYGIQISSQLAGKEAPATVVHSGPSRGGRSHSHPSLAVGSEGERSDGQASSPQDDFDISAAIKQERPEDEGVEMGSSPQDGAGSEERRRPPPPLACPRCGHCCSSPERLRQHLFSHALHPALFTEGLAHEGGGGGGLDDEDEVDGQRMDAGRLEEALRQSRALAAQLAAELRRSREGAGLSAAPAAAHSRKRKMACAVCGVRFSHKSQLQEHMYAHTAKPPRLHRHSQLFHSSAHFCHEGGGALANDALLDVGRDAHDNGSSAYSLDSEISQESGDGGRCE; via the exons ATGGAGGCGACGTCGGCGTGTGCGTCTGCGTGCGTGTCGGCGACGTCCGCTCAcagtctgctgctgctgcagcagctCAACGTGCAGCGCGAGTTCGGCTTCTTGTGCGACTGCACTGTCGCCATCGGCAACGTCTACTTCAAAGCTCACCGCGCCGTCCTCGCCGCCTTCTCCAACTACTTCAAGATGATCTTCATTCACCAGACCAg CGAGTGCATCAAGATCCAGCCGACCGACATCCAGCCCGACGTGTTCAGCTACCTGCTGCACGTGATGTACACAGGGGCGTGCCCCAAGCAGGCCGTGGAGCCCGCCCGCCTGGAGGACGGCATCAAGTTCCTCCACGCCCATCAGCTGTGTCGCAAGAGTGGCGACGGGCTCGCCGGCGGCACCGGGCAAGACCCCgccgcgccctccgccgccgACGCCGTGCGCATGTCCAACCTCTACGGCATCCAGATCTCGTCCCAGCTCGCCGGCAAGGAGGCGCCCGCCACCGTCGTCCACTCGGGGCCGTCGCGGGGGGGACGCAGCCACTCGCATCCGTCGCTGGCCGTGGGCTCGGAAGGCGAGCGATCGGATGGCCAGGCCTCTTCGCCGCAGGATGACTTTGACATCTCGGCCGCCATAAAGCAGGAGCGTCCGGAGGACGAGGGAGTCGAGATGGGGTCGTCGCCCCAGGACGGTGCGGGGTCTGAAGAGcgtcggcggccgccgccgccgctcgcaTGTCCCCGCTGTGGCCATTGCTGCTCCTCGCCCGAGCGGCTACGCCAGCACCTGTTCAGCCACGCCCTCCACCCCGCCCTCTTCACGGAGGGGCTGGCGCacgagggcggcggcggcggcggtctgGATGATGAAGACGAAGTGGACGGCCAGCGCATGGACGCCGGCCGCCTGGAAGAGGCGCTGCGGCAGAGCCGGGCGCTCGCCGCTCAGCTGGCGGCGGAGCTCCGAAGGAGCCGCGAGGGGGCGGGACTGAGCGCCGCCCCTGCCGCCGCCCACTCACGCAAGCGCAAGATGGCGTGCGCCGTGTGCGGCGTGCGCTTCTCGCACAAGAGTCAGCTTCAGGAGCACATGTACGCGCACACCGCCAAGCCGCCCAGACTGCACCGCCACAGCCAGCTCTTCCACAGCTCCGCCCACTTCTGCCatgaagggggcggggctttggCTAACGACGCCCTCCTGGACGTGGGCAGGGACGCTCATGACAACGGAAGCTCCGCCTACTCGCTCGACTCGGAAATCTCGCAGGAGAGTGGCGACGGCGGGCGCTGCGAGTGA
- the LOC127592249 gene encoding C-1-tetrahydrofolate synthase, cytoplasmic-like yields MLSLWRHSTASCCFGGRRSIATIISGNQTSKLVRERLKKEVDEMKVTKVVPSLLVLQVGNREDSNLYISSKMKAAAEVGIEAKHVRLPNTVTQDEVLRAIAAVNEDASVHGLIVQLPLDSVNRMDVEMVTNAVSPLKDVDGLSCINAGKLSRGDLNSCFIPCTPNGCMELIGQTGVSVAGKHAVVIGRSKIVGAPMHDLLLWNHATVTTCHSKTRDIATQVGRADIVVVGAGRAEMVRGDWLKEGCVLIDCGINYVSDASKPSGKRVVGDVHFASAYQRAGFITPVPGGVGPMTVAMLMQNTVVSARRALANAAGHCL; encoded by the exons ATGTTGAGCCTTTGGCGTCACTCGACCGCATCTTGTTGCTTTGGAGGTCGACGCTCCATAGCAACCATCATCTCCGGAAACCAAACTTCCAA GTTGGTGAGGGAGCGGCTGAAGAAGGAGGTGGACGAGATGAAGGTGACCAAGGTCGTCCCCAGTCTGCTGGTTTTACAG GTGGGGAACCGAGAAGATTCCAACCTGTACATCAGCAGTAAGATGAAAGCTGCAGCTGAG gtGGGGATCGAGGCAAAGCACGTGAGGTTGCCCAACACGGTGACGCAAGATGAG gtGCTGCGGGCCATCGCGGCCGTCAACGAGGACGCATCCGTGCACGGCCTCATCGTGCAGCTTCCTCTGGATTCCGTCAACCGCATGGATGTGGAGATGGTCACCAACGCCGTCTCGCCGCTCAAAGACGTGGACGG TCTGAGTTGCATCAACGCAGGGAAGCTGTCTCGCGGGGACTTGAACAGCTGCTTCATTCCCTGCACCCCCAACGGATGCATGGAGCTCATCGGACAGAcag GTGTGAGCGTGGCCGGGAAGCACGCAGTGGTGATCGGccgcagcaagattgtgggcgCCCCCATGCACGACCTGCTCTTGTGGAATCACGCCACCGTCACCACCTGCCACTCAAAGACGCGTGACATTGCCACGCAG GTGGGCAGGGCGGAcattgtggtggtgggggcggggcgagCAGAGATGGTGCGAGGCGATTGGCTGAAGGAGGGCTGCGTGCTCATCGACTGCGGCATCAATTACGTGTCAG ACGCGAGCAAGCCGAGCGGCAAGCGTGTGGTGGGCGACGTGCACTTCGCCTCAGCCTATCAACGAGCCGGCTTCATCACGCCCGTGCCAGGAGGGGTGGGGCCCATGACGGTGGCCATGCTGATGCAG AACACGGTGGTCAGCGCCCGGCGTGCTCTCGCCAACGCTGCCGGACACTGCCTCTGA
- the cep43 gene encoding FGFR1 oncogene partner isoform X2, translating into MSATDDDTELRDLLIQNLENNGVLNKLKAEMRAAVFLALEEQDRLENKTPLVNENLKKCLDTKDGRLVASLIADFMRVFHLDFSLAVFQPEINMSALDSRKLLCAELGFSEPELNANSPVLLELIRRGERNSKSVPAAEVASQENSVTVDKDAAADVFGHEKLLQQARVPQKDSARERPADREQPDDDDSFFDDPLPQPQKTYGLHPVARDSQHSPVGFLSETAPTRGGGSASEKCRSQTGARAAILPLSESTSREKASQGAKLPSRGDESASLHLEEDNDVEYDDFNSHRSDLYKNELISSEEIEEVSIEGPDQSDKLEDTVDVSVSQPSASLGVDYMEEVA; encoded by the exons ATGTCTGCCACAGACGACGACACCGAGCTGAGGGATCTTCTCATCCAGAATTTGGAGAACAACGGAGTTCTAAACAAGCTCAAG GCAGAGATGAGGGCGGCCGTGTTCCTGGCCTTAGAGGAGCAGGACCGACTGGAG AACAAGACGCCACTGGTCAATGAAAACCTGAAGAAATGTCTCGACACCAAAGACG gTCGTCTCGTGGCCAGTCTCATTGCGGACTTCATGCGTGTGTTTCACCTGGACTTCAGCCTAGCTGTGTTCCAGCCAGAGATAAACATG AGTGCCCTGGACAGTCGGAAGCTGCTGTGCGCGGAGCTTGGCTTTTCAGAGCCGGAGCTTAACGCAAACTCGCcagtgctgctggagctcaTTCGAAGAGGGGAACGCAATTCTAAATCCGTCCCGGCCGCTGAG GTGGCGTCGCAGGAGAACAGCGTCACGGTCGACAAG GATGCTGCGGCGGACGTGTTTGGGCACGAGAAGCTCCTTCAGCAGGCGCGCGTTCCGCAAAAGGACTCGGCGCGGGAGCGACCCGCGGACCGGGAACAGCCGGACGATGACGACTCCTTTTTTGATGACCCCTTGCCTCAGCCTCAAAAGACATACGGATT GCACCCGGTGGCTCGCGACAGCCAACATAGTCCAGTGGGCTTTTTGTCGGAGACGGCCCCGacacgaggaggaggaagtgcgTCAGAAAAGTGCCGCAGTCAGACGG GCGCACGCGCCGCAATTCTTCCCCTATCAGAGTCAACGTCGAGAGAGAAAGCATCTCAAGGGGCCAAGCTCCCCAGCAGAGGGGACGAGAGCGCATCGCTCCATTTAG AGGAAGACAACGACGTTGAGTACGACGACTTCAACAG CCACCGCTCCGACTTGTACAAGAATGAGCTGATCAGCAGCGAAGAGATCGAGGAAGTCTCCATCGAGGGGCCCGACCAAAGTGACAAG CTGGAGGACACGGTGGACGTGAGCGTCTCCCAGCCGAGCGCGAGCTTGGGGGTGGACTACATGGAGGAAGTGGCCTGA
- the zbtb1 gene encoding zinc finger and BTB domain-containing protein 1, with protein MARPSHGDHVLRQLNNQREWGFLCDCLIAIGDIYFRAHKAVLAACSSYFRMMFIRDQQGAARLDLSNMQISAECFDLILQLMYLGRVAAGSFNFDDLKASMIYLQMYYIPDSLDDLRDIRGASNLTPSSSECSTATAAACGKMLFGVRMYERQRPAAAAAQDAADGGKKVSSSARYLGVPPATEEAPGAAAALPSAADGGHTAEQPCDLRKRSAGRSSALRERPRFGRTFTCDDCGFVFSCEKLLIEHILTCTNRKTFAAARSPDGDDDCAKAESSASDSAEERRMVADLRSVAAGPGGGDAGSARRVSIKTEPGDDLRPEEREAGAAPCGLGVSDDEDREALPGVSGVEKAGEPCFGATSGSDSSATSPDVFAVKEESADGDPCELCGAPLSEDDRSAHYLSSHLGHICACGRCGQVLIKGRQLQEHAERCGESDEADEPPGAELACPHCGLPFQSESLALEHALACPHEAEAFRPAGGGGGGDDPPGGGPDHRRKHFCAICGKGFFQRCHLREHYTVHTKEKQFTCQTCGKRFLRERQLRLHTDMHRGVARYVCPVCEQGTFLKHDHVRHMISHLTAGETICQVCFQIFPGGEQLEEHMDVHLYVCGVCGDKFRLRKDMRTHYNLQHTRRL; from the exons ATGGCTCGGCCGAGCCACGGCGATCACGTCCTCCGGCAACTGAACAACCAGCGCGAGTGGGGCTTCCTGTGCGACTGCCTCATCGCCATCGGCGACATCTACTTCCGGGCGCACAAGGCCGTGCTGGCGGCCTGCAGCTCCTACTTCCGTATGATGTTCATCCGCGACCAGCAGGGGGCGGCGCGCCTGGACCTCAGCAACATGCAGATCAGTGCAGAGTGCTTCGATCTGATCCTGCAGCTCATGTATCTGGGACGCGTCGCGGCGGGGAGCTTTAACTTCGACGACCTCAAAGCGTCCATGATCTACCTGCAAATGTACTACATCCCCGACTCGCTGGACGACCTGCGCGACATCCGGGGCGCGTCCAACCTGACGCCGTCCTCGTCCGAGTGCTCGACGGCGACGGCGGCCGCCTGCGGGAAGATGTTGTTCGGCGTTCGGATGTACGAGCGGCAgaggcccgccgccgccgccgctcaggACGCTGCCGACGGCGGCAAAAAAGTCAGCAGCTCTGCCAG GTACCTGGGCGTGCCACCCGCGACCGAGGAAGcacccggcgccgccgccgccctcccgAGCGCGGCGGACGGCGGGCATACGGCGGAGCAACCGTGCGACCTGAGGAAGCGCAGCGCAGGAAGGAGCTCGGCCTTGAGGGAACGCCCTCGATTCGGCCGCACCTTCACCTGCGACGACTGCGGCTTCGTCTTCAGCTGCGAAAAGCTTCTGATCGAGCATATCCTCACCTGCACCAACCGCAAGACCTTCGCGGCCGCCCGCAGCCCAGACGGCGACGACGACTGCGCCAAGGCCGAGAGCTCCGCTTCGGACAGCGCCGAAGAGCGGCGGATGGTCGCCGATCTGCGCTCGGTGGCGGCGGGGCCCGGCGGCGGCGACGCGGGATCCGCCCGCCGCGTTTCCATCAAGACGGAACCCGGGGACGACCTCCGCCCGGAGGAGCGGGAGGCGGGCGCGGCACCGTGCGGGCTCGGGGTGTCGGACGACGAGGACCGCGAGGCGCTGCCCGGCGTCTCGGGCGTGGAGAAGGCGGGCGAGCCTTGCTTCGGCGCCACGTCGGGAAGCGACTCGTCCGCCACGTCGCCCGATGTTTTTGCGGTGAAAGAGGAGAGCGCGGACGGCGACCCGTGCGAGCTGTGCGGGGCTCCGCTGAGCGAGGACGACAGGTCGGCGCACTACCTGTCCAGCCACCTGGGCCACATCTGCGCCTGCGGCCGCTGCGGCCAAGTGCTGATCAAGGGCCGGCAGCTGCAGGAGCACGCCGAGCGCTGCGGCGAGTCGGACGAGGCCGACGAGCCGCCCGGCGCCGAGCTGGCCTGCCCTCACTGCGGCCTGCCCTTCCAGAGCGAGAGCCTGGCGCTGGAGCACGCCCTGGCCTGCCCCCATGAGGCCGAGGCCTTCCGGCCggccggcgggggcgggggtggcgaCGACCCCCCCGGCGGCGGCCCCGATCACCGACGCAAGCATTTCTGCGCCATCTGCGGCAAAGGCTTCTTCCAGCGCTGCCACCTGCGCGAGCACTACACGGTGCACACCAAGGAGAAGCAGTTCACCTGCCAGACGTGCGGCAAGCGCTTCCTGCGCGAGCGGCAGCTGCGCCTGCACACGGACATGCACCGCGGCGTGGCGCGCTACGTGTGCCCCGTGTGCGAGCAGGGCACCTTCCTCAAGCACGACCACGTGCGCCACATGATCTCGCACCTGACGGCCGGCGAGACCATCTGCCAGGTCTGCTTCCAGATCTTCCCGGGCGGCGAGCAGCTGGAGGAGCACATGGACGTGCACCTCTACGTGTGCGGCGTGTGCGGCGACAAGTTCCGCCTGCGCAAGGACATGCGCACGCACTACAACCTCCAGCACACCAGGAGGCTGTAG